From the genome of Blautia pseudococcoides, one region includes:
- a CDS encoding class I SAM-dependent DNA methyltransferase: MDSIDYYDRYAVPYYEETVDLSMEEQLERFMDLLPENAEVLDLGCGSGRDTLFLEDEGFSVTAMDGSARMCELAEIHTGRDILHLCVEDMEFDDVFHGIWACAVLGHFPPDKIQDMMQKILNALKDDGILYFSVRKGDRNGRYNGRYYYDYSRDSLDNLLDSIPNIKVLDIWKTSDARGEGHNNRWYNVLLRKVKSKEE; this comes from the coding sequence GTGGACTCGATAGATTATTATGACCGATACGCGGTACCTTATTATGAAGAAACTGTGGATCTGAGCATGGAGGAGCAGTTGGAGCGCTTTATGGACCTGCTGCCTGAAAATGCTGAAGTTCTTGATTTGGGCTGTGGTTCGGGAAGAGACACCTTGTTTCTCGAAGACGAGGGATTCAGCGTAACCGCAATGGACGGCTCCGCCAGAATGTGTGAACTGGCTGAGATCCATACGGGCAGGGATATCCTGCATCTGTGCGTGGAGGACATGGAGTTTGACGATGTGTTCCATGGCATCTGGGCGTGCGCCGTTTTGGGCCATTTTCCGCCGGACAAGATCCAGGACATGATGCAGAAAATTCTGAATGCACTGAAGGATGACGGGATCCTGTATTTTTCTGTGCGCAAAGGCGACAGGAACGGCAGATACAACGGACGGTATTATTATGACTACAGCAGGGACTCTCTGGACAACCTTCTGGATTCCATACCGAACATCAAAGTGCTGGATATTTGGAAAACCAGCGATGCCCGCGGGGAAGGCCACAATAACAGGTGGTATAACGTGCTGCTTCGGAAAGTAAAAAGTAAAGAAGAATAG
- a CDS encoding response regulator transcription factor: protein MLIQIVEDDRALSDGIVLALGEQGTEFIQCTGVKGAKQVYGEKRPELIILDINLPDGSGYDYLKWVRSQADTPVLMLTANDMEMDEVMGLSLGADDYMTKPFSLAVLRARIQVLLRRRQQRQTDRFFVDGFLFDFGGLVFEKNGQEISLSKNEQRLLRLFLENEGRVLSRAVLVDRLWTDGAEYVDENALSVTVNRLRGKLEDRREGVTYIQTVYGQGYVWKREETGEQGDAGR from the coding sequence ATGCTGATACAGATCGTAGAGGATGACAGGGCACTGAGTGACGGAATTGTGCTGGCTCTTGGGGAGCAGGGAACAGAATTTATACAATGTACAGGTGTAAAAGGCGCCAAGCAGGTTTATGGGGAGAAGCGTCCTGAGTTGATCATTCTGGATATCAATCTGCCCGATGGGAGTGGGTATGACTATCTGAAATGGGTCCGCAGCCAGGCTGACACCCCTGTTTTGATGCTGACTGCAAATGATATGGAGATGGACGAGGTGATGGGCCTGAGCCTGGGGGCTGATGATTATATGACAAAGCCCTTCAGCCTGGCCGTTCTCAGGGCCAGGATCCAGGTGCTTCTGCGCAGGCGGCAGCAAAGGCAGACAGACCGCTTTTTTGTGGATGGCTTTCTCTTTGATTTTGGCGGCCTTGTTTTTGAGAAGAATGGGCAGGAGATATCCCTCAGTAAGAATGAGCAGAGGCTGCTCAGACTGTTCCTGGAAAATGAGGGGAGGGTACTGTCCCGGGCGGTCCTTGTGGACAGGCTTTGGACAGACGGCGCGGAGTATGTGGATGAAAATGCCCTCTCTGTTACAGTGAACCGGCTGCGGGGCAAGCTGGAAGACAGGAGGGAAGGGGTTACATATATCCAGACTGTCTACGGACAGGGATACGTCTGGAAACGTGAGGAGACGGGGGAACAGGGAGATGCGGGGAGGTAA
- a CDS encoding TrmH family RNA methyltransferase: MITSMSNSQMKHIQQLMKKAKVRRESGLFVVEGIKMFREAPGERIEKVYVSASFLKSGDNREILEEKGFGAGSPGTEVVEDKVFRSLSDTVTPQGILCLVRQVSTPLSVMLESKGEGRAPLLMILEDLQDPGNLGTILRTGEGAGVTGVVLNKNCVDLYNPKVIRSTMGSVYRMPVLTVEDIAEILPELRRQGVWSYAAHLKGERFYDQEDFRGKTAFFIGNEGNGLTDALTGEADRLIKIPMHGEVESLNAAMAAGVLMYEAARQRRGQDILISLALH, from the coding sequence ATGATTACGAGCATGTCGAATTCTCAGATGAAGCATATACAGCAGCTTATGAAGAAAGCAAAAGTCCGCCGGGAAAGCGGGCTTTTTGTGGTGGAAGGGATAAAAATGTTCCGGGAGGCTCCGGGAGAGAGGATAGAGAAAGTGTATGTATCCGCATCTTTTCTTAAATCGGGGGATAACCGGGAGATTTTGGAGGAGAAGGGATTTGGCGCGGGAAGTCCCGGGACCGAGGTTGTGGAGGATAAGGTGTTCCGTTCTCTGTCTGATACGGTGACGCCCCAGGGGATTCTGTGCCTGGTCAGACAGGTAAGTACGCCTCTTTCTGTTATGCTGGAGAGTAAGGGGGAGGGCAGGGCGCCTCTTCTTATGATATTGGAGGATCTGCAGGACCCCGGGAATCTGGGGACGATCCTTCGTACAGGGGAAGGCGCGGGAGTGACTGGGGTTGTATTGAATAAGAATTGTGTGGATCTGTATAATCCTAAGGTGATCCGGTCTACTATGGGGTCGGTATATCGTATGCCGGTGCTGACAGTGGAGGATATAGCGGAAATCCTGCCGGAACTTAGGCGGCAGGGGGTGTGGTCGTATGCGGCGCATTTGAAGGGGGAGAGGTTTTATGACCAGGAGGATTTCAGGGGGAAGACAGCGTTTTTTATTGGAAATGAAGGGAATGGATTGACGGATGCGTTGACGGGGGAGGCGGATCGTCTGATAAAGATTCCTATGCATGGGGAGGTTGAGTCGCTGAATGCGGCTATGGCGGCGGGGGTTTTGATGTATGAGGCGGCTAGACAGAGGAGGGGGCAGGATATCTTGATCTCCCTGGCGCTCCACTGA
- a CDS encoding CvfB family protein yields the protein MELGKKQKLVVVKTVDFGVYLGDRQDAGEMDRVLLPGKEVPEGTKEGDQMEVFLYKDSSDRLIATTRTPELMMDQVGFLKVAQVTKIGAFLSWGLEKDLFLPYKEQTKKVHEGEEVLVSLYIDKSSRLCATMKVYHYLKTKSPYIVGDTVTGVVYEQSDNFGVFVAVDGQYSGLIPKQEAQGSYKVGEELTLRVTLVREDGKLNLSAKQKAHIQLHEDAQSVYEIIQDFEGVLPFDDKASPEIIQREFGLSKNAFKRAVGHLLKEEKIQLKNHKIYIR from the coding sequence ATGGAATTAGGTAAAAAACAGAAACTGGTTGTTGTGAAGACCGTGGATTTCGGTGTATATCTGGGAGACAGGCAGGATGCCGGGGAGATGGACCGCGTGCTGCTTCCGGGCAAAGAGGTGCCGGAGGGTACCAAAGAAGGGGATCAGATGGAGGTGTTTCTCTATAAGGATTCCTCGGACCGGCTGATCGCCACCACAAGGACGCCTGAACTTATGATGGATCAGGTGGGATTTCTGAAGGTTGCCCAGGTGACAAAAATCGGTGCATTCCTTTCCTGGGGACTGGAAAAGGACCTGTTCCTTCCATATAAAGAACAGACAAAGAAGGTCCATGAGGGGGAGGAAGTTCTGGTATCCCTCTACATTGACAAGAGCAGCCGTCTGTGCGCAACCATGAAGGTATACCATTACCTGAAAACCAAATCTCCCTATATTGTAGGGGATACCGTTACCGGTGTGGTGTATGAGCAGAGTGATAATTTCGGTGTGTTTGTGGCTGTGGACGGGCAGTATTCCGGCCTGATCCCAAAGCAGGAGGCCCAGGGCAGTTACAAGGTGGGTGAGGAGCTGACACTCCGCGTGACACTGGTGCGGGAGGATGGAAAGCTGAATCTCAGTGCCAAGCAGAAGGCCCACATCCAGCTCCATGAGGATGCCCAGAGTGTATATGAGATCATTCAGGATTTTGAAGGGGTACTGCCTTTTGATGACAAGGCCTCCCCGGAGATCATCCAGCGGGAATTCGGTCTGAGCAAGAACGCGTTCAAACGCGCAGTGGGGCATTTGCTGAAAGAAGAGAAAATCCAACTGAAAAACCATAAAATTTATATACGTTAG
- a CDS encoding potassium channel family protein, with the protein MKKKTFAVIGLGKFGYAVAETLAKAGYEVLAVDGDNERIQAIAPYASYPLCADVTEPGVMESLDFSNVDVAVIGISDHMEASIIATLYAKEAGVSYVLVKANGMLHGHILKKIGADEVIFPEYNTGVRVAKNFISGRFKDFFELSDEVSMVEMHVPASWVGKSLIQLDLRGRYGINVIAVKEGENVTIEMDPSEPLRSGQTLGIVGKNEILSRISESNYQD; encoded by the coding sequence ATGAAGAAAAAAACATTTGCAGTCATAGGTCTGGGAAAATTCGGCTATGCGGTGGCAGAGACACTTGCGAAGGCCGGGTATGAGGTTCTTGCGGTGGATGGGGACAATGAGAGGATACAGGCAATCGCCCCTTATGCATCCTATCCCCTGTGCGCGGATGTGACAGAGCCGGGCGTGATGGAATCCCTGGATTTTTCCAATGTGGATGTGGCGGTCATCGGTATTTCTGACCACATGGAGGCCAGTATTATAGCCACTCTTTACGCAAAGGAGGCCGGAGTGTCCTATGTTCTTGTCAAGGCCAACGGTATGCTTCACGGGCATATTCTAAAGAAAATCGGTGCAGACGAGGTTATTTTTCCGGAATATAATACCGGTGTGCGTGTTGCCAAGAATTTTATATCCGGCAGGTTTAAAGACTTCTTTGAACTTTCAGATGAGGTGAGCATGGTGGAGATGCATGTGCCTGCCTCCTGGGTGGGAAAAAGCCTGATCCAATTGGATCTGCGCGGACGTTACGGGATCAATGTGATAGCTGTCAAGGAAGGGGAGAATGTCACCATTGAGATGGATCCAAGTGAACCATTAAGAAGCGGGCAGACCTTGGGGATTGTAGGGAAAAATGAGATTCTGTCCCGGATCAGTGAGTCAAATTATCAGGATTGA
- a CDS encoding cell wall hydrolase — translation MKERMRRILCCMGTAGVMTVMMAVPAMAADVTEDDQNIEVVQEAEQTVDEADVQDESEVQETEVQEDAQAEDAQDSSWSDKVAANVLTYANIREGADVSSQCIGRLPSGAVATVVGNDEGWLQVTSGEVNGYIREDLVVSGDEARNLYEAMYGAGDISAEAVTVDAEAEAAAAEAAAQASQVSAEAVQPEQGQAAEETEADSSQAAAQEVSVSTSDLDLMAAIIECEAGGESYEGKVGVGAVIMNRIRSGEFPNTLSEVIYQSGQFEPTWTGKLSNVLSRGASEACYAAAQDVFSGANTIGDRLFFHAGGGSGLTIGNQTFY, via the coding sequence ATGAAAGAAAGAATGCGACGTATTTTATGCTGTATGGGAACTGCGGGTGTCATGACTGTTATGATGGCGGTTCCGGCGATGGCGGCAGATGTTACGGAAGATGATCAGAATATAGAAGTTGTACAGGAAGCAGAACAGACAGTGGATGAGGCTGATGTTCAGGATGAAAGTGAAGTTCAGGAGACTGAGGTTCAGGAAGATGCACAGGCTGAAGATGCACAGGATAGCAGTTGGAGCGACAAGGTCGCGGCAAATGTTCTTACATATGCCAATATCCGTGAAGGGGCAGATGTGAGCAGCCAGTGTATCGGCCGTCTTCCCTCCGGAGCTGTGGCAACTGTGGTCGGAAATGATGAAGGATGGCTGCAGGTGACTTCCGGGGAAGTCAATGGGTATATCAGAGAAGATTTGGTGGTTTCCGGTGACGAAGCCAGAAATTTATATGAAGCTATGTATGGAGCAGGTGATATCTCTGCAGAGGCCGTAACTGTGGACGCGGAAGCGGAAGCAGCGGCAGCAGAGGCAGCAGCCCAGGCTTCACAGGTGTCTGCCGAGGCGGTTCAGCCGGAGCAGGGACAGGCAGCAGAGGAAACAGAGGCGGACAGCTCCCAGGCAGCAGCCCAGGAGGTATCAGTCTCAACATCAGATCTGGATTTGATGGCAGCTATCATCGAGTGTGAAGCCGGCGGTGAATCTTATGAAGGAAAGGTTGGCGTCGGAGCTGTCATCATGAACCGCATTAGAAGCGGGGAGTTTCCAAATACATTATCGGAAGTCATCTACCAGAGCGGCCAATTTGAGCCTACATGGACGGGCAAACTGTCAAATGTGCTCTCACGGGGAGCAAGTGAGGCATGTTATGCAGCCGCTCAGGATGTCTTCTCAGGAGCAAATACGATTGGAGACCGGCTCTTCTTCCACGCTGGTGGCGGAAGCGGTCTGACTATTGGAAATCAGACATTTTACTAA
- the pfkA gene encoding 6-phosphofructokinase, whose protein sequence is MAANKEIKTIGVLTSGGDAPGMNAAIRAVVRRGLSRGINMKGVLKGYNGLLNEEIIDLTAVDVSDTIQRGGTILYTARCAEFRTEEGQRRGAEVCKKHGIDGLVVIGGDGSFAGAQKLANLGINAVGVPGTIDLDIACTEYTIGFDTAVNTAMEAIDKVRDTSTSHERVSIIEVMGRNAGYLALWCGIANGAEDVLLPEKYDYDEQQIINNIIDNRKKGKKHHIIINAEGIGHSEAMAKRIEAATGIETRATILGHMQRGGSPTCKDRVYASIMGAKAVDVLLEGKTKRVIGYKNGEYVDFDINEALAMKKTIPDYQYEISYSLSHNYSKNV, encoded by the coding sequence ATGGCTGCGAATAAAGAGATCAAGACAATCGGTGTTTTAACCAGCGGCGGGGATGCCCCGGGAATGAATGCTGCCATCCGTGCAGTTGTAAGACGAGGCCTGAGCCGTGGCATTAACATGAAAGGTGTTTTAAAAGGATATAACGGATTACTGAATGAAGAGATAATTGATTTGACAGCCGTTGACGTTTCCGATACCATCCAGAGGGGCGGTACGATTCTCTATACGGCACGCTGTGCAGAATTCCGTACGGAGGAAGGACAGAGACGCGGTGCTGAAGTGTGTAAAAAGCACGGTATTGATGGTCTTGTAGTCATCGGTGGTGACGGTTCCTTTGCCGGTGCACAGAAGCTGGCCAACCTGGGGATCAACGCGGTAGGCGTACCGGGAACCATAGATTTGGATATAGCATGTACAGAGTATACGATTGGTTTTGACACTGCTGTGAACACTGCCATGGAAGCCATTGACAAGGTACGTGATACCTCAACCTCCCATGAGCGTGTCAGCATCATTGAAGTTATGGGAAGGAATGCCGGATATCTGGCACTGTGGTGCGGTATTGCCAACGGTGCGGAGGATGTTCTCCTTCCGGAAAAATATGATTACGATGAGCAGCAGATCATAAATAATATTATTGATAACCGTAAAAAAGGTAAAAAGCATCATATTATCATCAATGCTGAGGGCATCGGCCACTCAGAAGCTATGGCAAAGCGTATCGAAGCCGCAACAGGCATTGAGACAAGAGCCACCATCCTGGGACATATGCAGCGAGGCGGAAGCCCCACATGTAAGGACCGTGTATATGCCTCTATTATGGGAGCAAAAGCGGTGGATGTCCTGCTGGAAGGCAAGACTAAGAGAGTGATCGGATACAAGAATGGTGAATATGTGGACTTTGACATAAACGAAGCACTGGCCATGAAGAAAACCATTCCGGATTATCAGTATGAAATCAGCTATTCTCTGTCACACAACTACAGCAAGAATGTATAA
- a CDS encoding TrkH family potassium uptake protein: MRKMHVKKTKFKTAQIIALGFAGIILLGALLLSLPIAWAPGHQIKFIDALFTSTTSICVTGLVTESTYAAWSGLGHAVILLLIQLGGFGVITCGTLVVLAMGKRVSIRNRRLIQESYNLDTLKGLIALVRKIVLGTLLVEAVGMILYAFQFVPEFGIRRGMQISLFNAVSAFCNAGMDIIGDNSLANYTGSPLVNLTTMALIVLGGIGYLVWWDLIKCAKRLYRREMGFRQALRALELNTKIVLTATCILIFGGAILILILEYRNQGTLGTMPFWEKCMAAVFQSVTCRTAGFFTIPQENLQEASAMVCMILMFIGGSPLGTAGGVKTTTIAALLLTGSSFFKGKEDTEVFNRRIPETNIRTAWVVVMLGLGVVLTSTIGLAIATEGMAEGASLINIMYEVTSAGATVGLTRGLTPLLPAAGKLIIILTMYIGRIGPTTLAAALTMHGEKKPSGMHLPDQKIFIG, encoded by the coding sequence ATGAGAAAAATGCATGTTAAAAAGACAAAATTTAAAACTGCACAAATCATCGCGCTGGGATTTGCAGGCATTATCCTGCTGGGAGCATTACTGCTCTCCCTTCCCATCGCATGGGCACCAGGGCATCAGATTAAGTTCATTGATGCCCTTTTTACGTCCACAACTTCCATCTGCGTGACCGGGCTTGTGACAGAGTCCACATATGCGGCATGGTCTGGGTTGGGACATGCGGTCATCCTTCTCCTGATCCAGCTTGGAGGCTTTGGCGTCATAACCTGCGGGACCCTGGTGGTTCTGGCGATGGGGAAACGCGTGAGTATCCGTAACCGGAGACTGATCCAGGAATCATATAACCTGGATACCTTGAAAGGGCTGATCGCCCTTGTGCGGAAGATTGTATTGGGGACCCTGCTGGTGGAGGCTGTAGGGATGATTTTGTATGCCTTTCAGTTCGTTCCCGAGTTTGGGATCCGAAGAGGAATGCAGATCTCACTGTTCAATGCGGTATCTGCCTTCTGTAACGCAGGTATGGATATCATCGGTGACAACAGCCTTGCAAATTATACAGGCAGCCCGCTGGTAAACCTCACCACAATGGCTCTTATCGTGCTGGGCGGTATCGGCTATCTGGTCTGGTGGGATCTGATAAAATGCGCAAAGCGTCTGTATCGCCGGGAGATGGGATTTCGCCAGGCATTAAGGGCTCTGGAACTGAATACTAAGATTGTGCTTACAGCTACGTGTATTCTGATCTTTGGGGGTGCTATCCTGATCCTGATCCTGGAGTACAGAAATCAGGGGACACTGGGAACTATGCCTTTCTGGGAGAAATGTATGGCCGCGGTTTTCCAGTCCGTGACCTGCAGGACCGCGGGATTCTTTACCATCCCCCAGGAAAATCTCCAGGAGGCATCAGCTATGGTCTGTATGATCCTCATGTTCATAGGCGGTTCCCCGCTTGGAACAGCCGGAGGTGTGAAGACGACAACAATTGCGGCGCTGCTTCTCACCGGTTCATCTTTCTTCAAAGGCAAGGAGGATACAGAGGTATTCAACAGAAGAATACCGGAGACGAATATCAGGACAGCCTGGGTGGTGGTCATGCTGGGACTGGGCGTTGTGCTGACATCCACGATCGGCCTGGCGATTGCCACGGAGGGCATGGCGGAGGGCGCGTCACTGATCAATATTATGTATGAAGTGACTTCAGCGGGAGCCACGGTGGGACTGACAAGGGGTCTTACCCCACTGCTTCCTGCGGCGGGCAAGCTGATCATTATACTGACCATGTATATCGGGCGTATCGGCCCCACAACTCTGGCTGCAGCGCTTACCATGCATGGCGAGAAGAAACCTTCGGGTATGCATCTGCCGGACCAGAAAATTTTTATCGGCTAG
- a CDS encoding DNA polymerase III subunit alpha yields MEFTHLHVHTEYSLLDGSNKINEYVARVKELGMDSAAITDHGVMFGCIDFYRAAKAAGIKPILGCEVYVAPGSRFDKEIGKEEDRYYHLVLLAENQEGYQNLIKIVSAGFVDGFYYKPRVDLEILEKYHEGIIALSACLAGEVARNITKGFYEESKKAALHYEEIFGKGNFFLELQDHGIPEQQRVNQQLVRMSRETGIELVATNDIHYTYSTDAEAHDILLCVQTGKRLADEDRMRYEGGQYYVKSVEEMAALFPYAPQALENTHKIAKRCNVEIEFGVTKLPKFHVPEGYNAWEYLNKLCFDGLAARYSGDMEELEERLNYELNVIKNMGYVDYFLIVWDFIRYARDHDIIVGPGRGSAAGSLVSYTLGITKLDPIKYNLLFERFLNPERVSMPDIDVDFCFERRQEVIDYVVEKYGKDRVVQIVTFGTMAARGVIRDVGRVMDLPYAQCDSIAKMIPTELNITIEKAMKMNPELRGLYEADETVKKLIDMSRRLEGLPRHTSMHAAGVVISQKPVVEYVPLSRASDGSLVTQFTMTTLEELGLLKMDFLGLRTLTVIQNAAKLVERDKGVVLDMDHIDYDDKKVYAMLGAGKTEGVFQLESGGMTSFMKELKPGSLEDVIAGISLYRPGPMDFIPQYIRGKNNPDSITYDCPELEPILDATYGCIVYQEQVMQIVRNLGGYTLGRSDMVRRAMSKKKTSVMEKERQNFVYGNDEEGVPGCINKGISEKVANKIFDEMIDFAKYAFNKSHAAAYAVVAYQTAFLKYYYPVEFMAALMTSVIDNPSKVSEYILSSRRMGIAILPPDINKGESSFSVDGGSIRYGLSAIKSIGRPVIEGLVEERNLRGGFKTLRDFIERMSGRDINKRTIENFIKAGAFDGIPGNRRQKMMVYVQILDAVNQEKKTAMTGQMSLFDLVSEEEKEAYEIRMPDVEEYPKEAKLAFEKEVLGVYISGHPLEEYEQRWRNNITAVTTDFLPDEETGMPRVIDDSKVTVGGMITGKTIKYTKTNKVMAFLTVEDLVGTVEIVVFPRDYEKNAQLMEVDDKVFIQGRVSAEDEKASKLICENIRSFDDVPSELWVQFSTKEEFLSKEEDFYRLLNDSDGRDSVVVYIRSPKAVKRLGPSRNVKINGELLGKLYEKYGSDNVKVVEKSIEKLTKMH; encoded by the coding sequence GTGGAGTTTACCCATTTACATGTACATACAGAGTACAGCCTGTTGGACGGTTCTAATAAAATAAATGAATATGTAGCCAGAGTAAAAGAACTGGGAATGGATAGTGCAGCCATAACGGACCACGGTGTCATGTTTGGCTGCATAGATTTTTATAGGGCGGCAAAAGCTGCAGGGATCAAGCCCATTCTGGGATGTGAGGTCTATGTGGCGCCCGGTTCCCGGTTTGACAAGGAGATTGGCAAAGAAGAGGACCGTTACTATCATCTGGTACTTTTGGCTGAAAACCAGGAGGGCTACCAGAATCTCATTAAAATTGTATCCGCCGGATTCGTAGATGGATTTTATTACAAACCACGTGTGGATCTGGAGATCCTGGAAAAATATCATGAAGGAATTATTGCATTAAGTGCATGTCTTGCAGGAGAAGTTGCAAGAAATATAACAAAAGGTTTTTATGAGGAGTCAAAAAAGGCAGCTCTGCACTATGAAGAGATTTTCGGAAAAGGGAATTTTTTTCTGGAGCTGCAGGATCATGGAATACCGGAACAGCAAAGGGTCAATCAGCAGCTTGTGCGTATGAGCAGGGAGACCGGGATAGAGCTGGTGGCAACCAATGATATCCATTACACCTACAGCACAGACGCGGAAGCCCATGATATTCTGCTGTGCGTGCAGACCGGCAAGAGGCTTGCGGATGAGGACAGAATGCGCTATGAGGGCGGCCAATACTATGTAAAATCCGTAGAAGAAATGGCGGCTCTGTTTCCTTATGCCCCCCAAGCCCTGGAAAACACCCACAAGATTGCCAAGCGATGTAATGTGGAAATTGAATTCGGCGTGACGAAGCTGCCGAAATTCCATGTGCCGGAGGGATACAATGCCTGGGAGTATCTGAATAAGCTCTGCTTTGACGGCCTTGCCGCGCGTTACAGCGGGGATATGGAGGAATTGGAAGAACGCCTGAACTATGAGCTGAATGTTATCAAAAACATGGGGTATGTGGATTATTTCCTGATCGTGTGGGATTTTATCCGGTATGCCAGGGACCATGACATTATTGTGGGACCGGGACGTGGTTCCGCCGCGGGAAGTCTTGTATCCTACACTCTTGGGATCACAAAACTGGACCCCATCAAATACAATCTGCTCTTTGAGCGTTTCCTGAACCCGGAACGTGTATCCATGCCTGATATCGACGTGGATTTCTGTTTCGAGCGGAGGCAGGAGGTCATTGACTATGTGGTGGAGAAGTACGGCAAGGACCGGGTGGTGCAGATCGTCACCTTCGGTACCATGGCTGCCAGAGGTGTCATCCGTGATGTGGGCCGGGTCATGGACCTTCCCTATGCCCAGTGTGATTCTATTGCCAAGATGATCCCCACAGAACTGAATATCACCATTGAAAAGGCCATGAAAATGAATCCGGAGCTCAGAGGCCTCTACGAGGCGGACGAGACGGTGAAAAAGCTTATAGACATGAGCAGAAGACTGGAGGGTCTGCCGAGGCATACCTCCATGCACGCAGCGGGTGTGGTTATCAGCCAGAAGCCTGTTGTGGAATATGTGCCGCTGTCCAGGGCATCGGACGGGTCTCTGGTGACACAGTTTACCATGACTACCCTGGAGGAGCTGGGGCTTTTGAAGATGGACTTCCTCGGCCTGCGTACCCTGACGGTTATCCAGAATGCAGCAAAACTGGTGGAGCGGGACAAGGGTGTGGTTCTGGATATGGACCATATTGACTATGATGACAAGAAAGTGTACGCCATGCTGGGGGCAGGCAAGACGGAAGGCGTGTTCCAGCTTGAGAGCGGCGGGATGACAAGCTTCATGAAGGAGCTGAAACCGGGCAGCCTGGAGGATGTCATTGCCGGAATTTCCCTCTACCGCCCGGGTCCCATGGATTTTATCCCACAGTATATCAGGGGCAAGAACAACCCGGACAGCATCACTTATGACTGCCCGGAACTGGAGCCCATACTGGACGCCACCTATGGCTGTATTGTATACCAGGAGCAGGTTATGCAGATCGTTCGGAACCTGGGCGGATATACTTTGGGCAGAAGTGATATGGTGCGCCGTGCCATGAGTAAGAAGAAAACGTCTGTCATGGAAAAAGAACGGCAGAATTTCGTCTACGGCAATGATGAGGAGGGCGTTCCGGGCTGTATCAACAAGGGGATCAGTGAGAAAGTGGCTAACAAGATCTTCGATGAAATGATAGATTTTGCCAAGTACGCGTTCAACAAATCCCATGCTGCGGCCTATGCGGTAGTGGCCTACCAGACTGCGTTTTTAAAATATTATTATCCGGTGGAATTCATGGCGGCCCTCATGACGTCTGTCATTGACAATCCATCCAAGGTATCCGAATATATTCTTTCCAGCAGAAGGATGGGGATCGCGATCCTTCCTCCTGACATCAACAAGGGAGAGAGCTCCTTCTCCGTGGACGGAGGTTCCATACGGTATGGGCTTTCAGCCATCAAGAGCATTGGCAGGCCTGTCATTGAAGGGCTTGTGGAGGAGAGGAACCTGCGCGGTGGATTCAAGACGCTCCGGGATTTCATAGAGCGTATGTCCGGGCGGGATATCAATAAGCGGACCATAGAGAATTTTATCAAGGCAGGGGCATTTGACGGGATCCCCGGCAACCGGCGCCAGAAGATGATGGTGTATGTGCAGATATTGGATGCTGTGAACCAGGAGAAAAAGACTGCCATGACAGGGCAGATGAGCCTGTTTGACCTGGTCTCCGAGGAGGAGAAGGAAGCTTACGAGATCCGTATGCCGGATGTGGAGGAGTATCCAAAGGAAGCGAAGCTGGCATTTGAAAAAGAAGTGCTGGGTGTGTATATCAGCGGTCATCCTCTGGAAGAATATGAACAGAGATGGAGAAACAACATTACGGCAGTCACCACGGATTTTCTGCCGGATGAGGAGACGGGAATGCCCAGGGTCATAGATGATTCCAAAGTCACCGTGGGCGGCATGATAACAGGAAAAACCATTAAATACACAAAGACCAACAAGGTCATGGCGTTCCTTACAGTGGAGGATTTGGTGGGAACTGTGGAGATCGTGGTATTTCCCAGGGACTATGAGAAGAACGCCCAGCTCATGGAAGTGGACGACAAAGTATTTATCCAGGGAAGGGTATCTGCAGAGGATGAGAAGGCCAGCAAATTGATCTGTGAAAATATACGTTCTTTCGATGATGTGCCCAGTGAATTATGGGTGCAGTTTTCCACAAAAGAGGAGTTCCTGTCAAAGGAGGAAGACTTTTACCGGCTTCTGAATGACTCAGATGGAAGGGACTCTGTGGTGGTATATATCCGTTCTCCCAAAGCAGTGAAACGCCTTGGCCCGTCCAGAAATGTAAAGATAAATGGTGAACTTCTTGGCAAACTGTACGAAAAGTACGGGTCTGACAACGTAAAAGTTGTGGAAAAGAGTATTGAAAAACTTACCAAAATGCATTAA